In one Pangasianodon hypophthalmus isolate fPanHyp1 chromosome 22, fPanHyp1.pri, whole genome shotgun sequence genomic region, the following are encoded:
- the bola1 gene encoding bolA-like protein 1, with protein sequence MLSRVRRFIHSSSVALSSSRGSSRLMEAASSRPVEASIRTKLTQGLEPEHLEVLNESHMHAVPPGSESHFRVLVVSSRFEGLSLLQRHRLVNETLSHELSTSVHALAIQAKTPEQWSSNPSVAKSPPCLGGSKHDSTVAEKLKSGLD encoded by the coding sequence ATGCTGTCCCGTGTTCGCCGCTTCATCCATTCCTCCTCCGTCGCTCTCTCCTCATCCAGAGGTTCATCGCGTCTCATGGAAGCTGCTTCCAGTCGGCCAGTCGAGGCTTCCATTCGCACCAAACTGACTCAGGGTCTCGAACCGGAGCACCTGGAGGTGCTGAATGAGAGCCACATGCATGCCGTGCCTCCGGGCTCTGAGTCGCACTTCAGGGTGCTGGTGGTGAGCTCTCGCTTCGAGGGCTTGTCGCTGCTGCAGCGTCACCGCCTGGTCAACGAGACCCTGAGCCACGAGCTGAGCACCAGCGTTCACGCTCTCGCCATCCAGGCCAAGACGCCCGAGCAGTGGAGCAGCAACCCGAGCGTGGCCAAGAGCCCGCCCTGCCTTGGAGGATCCAAACACGACAGCACGGTGGCGGAGAAGCTCAAGTCGGGACTTGACTGA
- the nr2f5 gene encoding nuclear receptor subfamily 2 group F member 5 produces the protein MAMVVNQWQESIAADPGSQLQLCGQEPGGAPATPSASTPGNDALGADKLASVDCMVCGDKSSGKHYGQFTCEGCKSFFKRSVRRNLTYSCRGNRDCPVDQHHRNQCQYCRLKKCLKVGMRREAVQRGRMSSSQTSPGQYLPNGNDPYNGQPYLSGFISLLLRAEPYPTSRYGAQCMQSNNLMGIENICELAARLLFSAVEWAKNIPFFPDLQLMDQVALLRMSWSELFVLNAAQCSMPLHVAPLLAAAGLHASPMSAERVVAFMDHIRVFQEQVEKLKALQVDTAEYSCLKSIVLFTSDAMGLSDVAHVESIQEKSQCALEEYVRNQYPNQPNRFGRLLLRLPSLRIVSSPVIEQLFFVRLVGKTPIETLLRDMLLSGSSYNWPYMPVQRDRPLSLHYNENGP, from the exons ATGGCAATGGTAGTAAACCAGTGGCAGGAGAGCATCGCAGCCGACCCCGGCTCTCAGCTGCAGCTGTGCGGCCAGGAGCCCGGCGGCGCCCCGGCCACCCCGTCCGCGTCCACGCCGGGTAACGACGCGCTCGGCGCGGACAAGCTGGCCAGCGTGGACTGCATGGTGTGCGGAGACAAGTCAAGCGGCAAGCACTACGGCCAGTTCACGTGTGAGGGCTGCAAGAGCTTCTTCAAGCGCTCCGTGCGCCGCAACCTGACCTACAGCTGCCGGGGGAACCGAGACTGCCCCGTGGATCAGCACCACCGCAATCAGTGCCAGTACTGCCGCCTCAAGAAATGCCTCAAGGTCGGCATGAGGAGAGAGG CCGTCCAGCGAGGACGCATGTCCAGCTCTCAGACCAGTCCAGGCCAGTACCTGCCCAATGGGAACGACCCGTACAATGGGCAACCATATCTGTCGGGCTTCATCTCTCTGCTTCTGCGGGCGGAGCCATACCCCACGTCCCGCTACGGCGCTCAGTGCATGCAGTCAAACAACCTAATGGGCATTGAGAACATTTGCGAGCTGGCAGCACGTCTTCTCTTCAGCGCGGTAGAGTGGGCCAAGAACATCCCATTCTTTCCAGACCTACAGCTCATGGATCAG GTGGCGTTGTTGCGCATGTCGTGGAGTGAGCTGTTTGTGCTGAATGCAGCACAGTGTTCCATGCCCCTGCATGTGGCACCACTGCTAGCTGCCGCCGGTCTACACGCCTCTCCGATGTCAGCCGAGCGTGTGGTGGCCTTCATGGACCATATCCGTGTATTCCAGGAGCAGGTAGAGAAGCTGAAGGCCCTGCAGGTGGACACAGCAGAGTATTCCTGCCTCAAGTCCATTGTGCTCTTTACTTCAG ATGCCATGGGCCTGTCAGACGTGGCCCATGTGGAAAGCATCCAGGAAAAGTCTCAATGTGCCCTGGAGGAGTATGTAAGGAATCAGTACCCCAATCAGCCCAACCGTTTCGGGCGGCTCTTGCTACGCCTGCCATCGCTGCGCATCGTCTCGTCACCCGTGATCGAGCAGCTCTTCTTTGTGCGCCTGGTGGGCAAGACGCCCATCGAGACACTGCTCAGGGACATGCTGCTGTCCGGCTCCAGCTACAACTGGCCCTACATGCCTGTGCAGAGAGACCGACCCCTCTCGCTCCACTACAACGAGAATGGGCCTTGA